CAGTGAGAGCAGCAATGTGGGGAAAAGTCAAATATGACTTCATCATTTATCACCaaaaagcaacaataaacacatttctgaaaagaATTTATTGTAACTATTCTTCTATGTAGATTATACTTAAAATGCATATTATGAATTAATCCTAAACACAAATCCCCTTCGCGCtcgtgcgtgcgtgcgtgcgtgcgtgtacAGGAATTGCGTgtggagaggcagagcagggggGAGGCAGTGACATCAGGCCTTACGTGTGAGGTTACACCTAGTGACGCAGTCATGACGAATACAACTGCATTTGTGAGGTGTTGTCATCAATATGGAACAATAcgagaagaggaaaagagcaaaaacacaagaagccTTCAGCCGGAAATCATTCTGCGTTCAGTATAAACTGCTCCGCCAAGTTCACGGTCTGAACGTGAGCGTCTCATTTCTCCTCGAAACAGAGATTCGAGTATGAACTGGAAGACAGGTCCTTACAGATGAATGTAGGCTGTTCGTTTAGGGAACAAAGCTCAGAACTGTGGGTACTTGCCTTGGATGTCATCGGTTGGATGGACATGGTGCTCGGAGAGCGCTGGAGCTGCGAGTCGCTCTCCATCTCATTGTTCTCAGTCATCATTGATACAGTGATGGAAAGAGTCGTTCGAgacacaaacaattaaaaaactTTTAACTCCTCAAACTGTGTCCAGTCGGTAGGAAATCTCCGACTTTAGCCATTCAAAAGCTTGACAAAGTGTGACTGATCCACATCACACGAATTTGTGCGCGCTGCGAGGTGGACGCCTTATGGCCATTTGCTCTCCACACACCAGCTGCAAGCTTATAGGCTGATTAAACAgtttctaaacacacacacacacacacacacacacacacaccagctgtttATATTTCGCTCATGCCATGCAAGGACAAGCATTCAGGAAAAGGTTGAGCCACGTGCAAACTGTACTGTCTCTTGATGCGCTCCACTGTGGCACAATTCCGTCCAacaatggcaacaaaaaaaaaacaacccgtTAAAATCGGCAAAACATCTACGTGGAAATATCAGCTTAACATGATTAGATCCAAACACAGCGTGTGCTCCGGGAGGCACTGGACAGGTGTACGTCCGAAGCGAACTGTGCCCTTCACCGCTGCACACACTTACATTTAAGCGCGTCCTGAGGCACGCCTTCCCGCGCGTCTGGGGCGCATGATTGGGGCAATTTTTACAACTCTGCCAGGATTCATTTAGACGGAATCAGGATTCACGGTCGGGGGCGGGGGCTTATTTCAAGCCCAAATATAGAATGGCTCACAATTCACAAACAGAGAGCTGATTACCTCTTTGACGTGACGAGTATTTGTAATAAAAGCAGGATGTTCCGGCTTCGTTTTCTCGCCGGGTTCCTGCTGTTTTTAGTCCAAGCTGCAAAGTGCACCTGTCTAATTCTAATTCAGTGTGTCGTCTTGGCTGCAAATCTAAATATTTATGACAAGAAATAGTAACAACATAATTGCTCCAACAGGTCAATTAATGATTCCATCTGgcatttattaaaaatgcaCAGCCCTACCACGGAGTTCATAGtctatgtatatataaagaCTGAGGCTGAACGCGGCTGGGATCACTATAACGCCACCATAGACACTACATACATGAAATGCAATAATAGTGATACCATAAGAACAACATAAATTACAGTCAGTGTCATTATTAGGAAACAATGTCAGAGGATGTTGTTGCAGAACCTTCTGCTGCCTATATGATGAAGCTGTGAGTCAGAACAAATGACCCATATGGGATGAGCTGGACtactttctgtttgtttttttgagtcTTGAGGACATAGTTTTTAGCCACACTTTTACTCTGTTATCATTCGTTCATTGTCATTGCCACCTGCCCTCTAAGCAGCACTGAATACAGAGACTGTAGGTGCTGCCCTGCAGGGTTAGTGCTACACCAGGGTTGATATGATttgtttaaagcagctataataaGGCCAGAGGATTGGTACCTCCCTTGATTTCAAATGCAATCTCATTCCCACCTGGTTTCTGGTGATTGCCCCCTTAAGAACACATACACTTCAGATAAGGAGAAAGAAACGATGAGGTTGTCGTCACAGCCACTGATTTTTTGCATTAACCTGGTGATGGTAAAAGACAGGGAGGTAATAAGCGGTATTGTAAAGTGAGTTATATGCTAATACTGCAGAATTCACAGTGTGATACAGGGAGGAAAGACTACTAAATGTGATTAaagttagttttttttctgcattgcATTATTTCACCTAAGCCTGACATCAAAGTTTGCTCTAAGCTGTCAGAAAGTCTTCGGGCGTGGGTGTGTTAGAGAACagaaggaagacaaagagagagagagcctctGTTATCACATTAATTATTGCTTCACTCAGAACCAGGGCACAGCAGATAGCAGAGTGACAGCTGAAAGGAACACTGTgaaaaaacacgcacacacaagccaAGTCAAAAGTTTTCTAGTGTATAGCAGTGGCTTTGctgtcaaaaataaacagaaacacaatgtcTTGGTGGGGCGGTGTGCAGTGAGCTGTGATCTGATCCGTCTGTGTTCAAACGCAGAAAACACCGAACAGTTGAGAGACTTGCTGaaggagggaaacacacacacatttaaatttctccctcttctctcaccCAGCTTTCATCCTCCCTGTGATACCCCAGGTGCTGGAACACGGCTgctaaaaatgaacattaaaacagGAGTGAAAACACATTGATCTGTTAGTGATTTAGAGACGAAGGAAACAACAGGAGGATGACAGGAACAAAATGAGTCCCATGCGGCAGCCGTGACAGTGGTCGTCATGGTGCAGTCGCAGGAccagagctgctgctctttCCGCTGGGATGAATGGATACCGATTGTTAATGTGTGCGTTCACCTCATGTGTAcgtaagcacacacaaacatagagaCTTGACTCTGCATGCAGTGTCCTATGAGCTTCAACAGTCTGTCGTGTCTCAAACCCCAAAGAGTCACATTTTAAACCACAGATAGCCATCTAACAAAGGCTGTGCTCTTTATGAGTTTTACACAGTTTAAGTGACACTGGTGCTAAGTGTCTCAGTGATTactgactgtgtttgtgagtgaattatgttatattataatcCTCAACCCCCAAGTTTAAGGTTGAACATTTTGCAACCTCTTTtgcaagaggaaaaagaaagaaaccagtTGAGAGCTGAAGTCAGACCAGCAGTGAAGGAGGAATCATTACAACTGGCTcactgctgccatctgctgctCCAACAATGTTAAACAACAAGTTCAAGACCAGAGAGAAAACCAGACAAGTCTTAATAATATAggtatatatttattcatacgtacatattcatttatatcggttaattgtaaaaaaaaaaaaaaaaaaaaaaaaaaaagaaagaaagaaaagaggaaaagatttACAGTAATTATATGAACTACAGTCATTGTCAAAATTGTTTTTGAAATTTCTCAGGTGTCAATCTAccttgaacacacactgtagattcACCTCTTGCCCTCTGTCCTCATCCTCAACCTTACTCCAGTGTTTGGGACTGAACGtccatagaaaataaaaaaaaagaaacagatccAGAGCGTAGTAGCTCGACCTCCGTGTAAACTGGTGGAAGGTCTGACAGAAGGACACAGAGGTGTTTGATACTGTGAGGAAAAATAAGTCTGCTGTGTTGCTTTGTAGAGCCTGTAGTGTATTTTGTACCATGAAAAGACTGATGACAGGTTATTTCTTTTGTACATATGAAACCACCAGGAGCGGGTTGAGTATTATTACCTGTAATCCATTCAAAGTGTTTGCCTTAAAAGCACATGTTGTTAGCTGCACTGATGACTCAGCCCGTGCCACATACAGTGCATGAGTAGGGCAAGCAGGTGTCACAACCAGGCTCATAGTCTAAATCCTAcgacttttcctttttcctccagtTAACTGTCTTAACCCCGGAGCACAGTGACAGAGTACATTGGATATCGCCGCCATTTTGACTCTTAGTTGTTCCCTAATCCCCCGTAAAGCCccattcaaacaaaacagatcAGACTGGATTACACTGGATTCATCTCAGCTTGTATTATCCTGGCTGCCGTAGCTGTCAAATCACAAACTGAATAGAATCATCATTCGGCGTTTTGCCCGTTGGCTTAAACCAGAACGAGGACATTTGGAAGTGATCAACATTCCACACTGGGTTTACCAATTTCTGTCTTGTTTGGTGTATTTGGGAGGGATGCATTATAGGAGGGGCTGTTTGGAAAAGCAAGGCTTAAAAATTAAGGAGAGGAAAGCACGCGTATGGGAGAAAAATCGGACTCTGCTAAAGTGGCACACAATGCCTGAACAGCCATCCCGAGGACTTCTCCTTGATGGAAACATTCAATAAGTAGAACCTACATCATACATGTCATCATGAACTCCTCCTCaactcacatttaaaaaatccaACTAACATTTATTACAATTGCACTGGCGCCAACACTTCCTCTGGACAAAAGGCTACACTCCGGACATTTAGTAACAATAAACtcttaataaaaacacaaacaccatcagTTCAAAACTGAGGACTGGAAGAGGACTCAAACCCAACTTGGAGACACTGAACTCATGACTTCAAACACAAAGCAGGCGCAATCCAAACCAcaccaaaacagaaatgcaaaaggagagaaaaggtaGAGATCCAGAGgaaatcagaaagaaaaaaggacacatttataaaatgaaatgggaagaaagagagacacagaataAAGCAGGTGCAAGTGCAGGAGAAGATAATCCATAAGAAAAGGCTTCATTACTTCATAGGGCGGGGGGCTGAAGTCCATTGTAGCCCTCCGTTGTGACAAAAATGATTCCATCATATCTGTCAGCAGGCCAGAGTTGTGCGCTCAAGATTCAGTTGACTTCCTCTTGCAGTGACTCCACCGGTCTGATCCCGTCTTTACCTCCGGCAGCATCACAGGTCCCAGACAGACGGAGGAGGTCACAGGTGGCAGGGTGGAACACGCTGTCACTCCGTCCCCTGCAAGGCCTCATAGGAGTTGAGGAGTCGCCGATGCCACTCCGACGCCAGGCACGTCCTCTCACCGCTGCATGTGGTTCACCAGTTCCTCGTCATCAGACCAGTCACCGGTGAGAAAACAAGAGCaactaaattaaatgaaactaaCTGAAAAATAGACGTACTTTGATTGTTTTCAGTTGgctttttctttccattgtCCTTGTCTGGCAGCATGAATCCATGTAGTGATgtcagacttgtttttttttcttctgtcaaatGAGTGTCTTTATAACTTTTCTGTTGTTGACATGAGCTTTCACAGGCCAGCATCAGTTCAAACTCCAGATTAAGTACCGGCTCATTTTGACCGTCCAAAGCTCCAGCAcatattctaacaacaagcaTGTGTGAGCTTCACCATAGTTCCCTCAGAAAGACCCATCGACAGCAATCTCTGCCCCATCTCATATCGCCTTCCATCTTCGTTTAGCTGGCTTCGACTCTCGGACTCCACAGTCCTCATATATTTACAATTAGATTTAAAAAACTAGAGGTGTTACATGCAACATTTGGCATCTTCTTGAGTCCCCACTTGTGAGTCTTAATTGGTGTCCATttttagaaaaatattaaactttgtcttttttcttcagtaTATTGAAGCTTCTGATtgtaacagagagacagagagaggtgagggTACAGGTGTAGCAAGCTCAGTGTATGCATGTAAGTGAAAAATTGTATGTGTTGTTGCCAGTCTTAAACGCTGAGATGGCGGTCTTTGTAAAGTGTTTCATCATTGCTTTAATGTAAGTGCAAATAGCTGCAAGTATGctttaaaaaatttttttttttaaaaagaaatcacgAAATaggctttctgctgttttctatGTGTGAGTTGGGGGTGTCGGCAGTTTACTGGCTGCATCGCTGCCCCTTTTTGAAATAAACAGCCTGCAGAACAAAGCTAACACAGGTCTTACTCAAGTGCAGTTCCCGTCTAGAGGTAGCTGTTAAGTGACCTTCAACACCGTGTCAGAGGTTAAGAGGGATTTTTCAACCTTTTCAATATTCTGTTTAGAGGCTATAACTGTACCTGGTCTCAAAGTGCTGAATAAGTACAGTATAGCTCCCCTCAAATACAGAACGATGGTTTTTGATGTGAAGAGCTTGTCATGTAATTCTTTAAAGAATTCTTCTGTACTTTATTTGATGAAGCGTTAAATCACTTGACAGTGGtgatcacatttgatttttaCATAACCCTCTTTGTAATACTGGTTTGTCTATTGAACACAGACCAGGAATGTTCGGACATTCTTCTAATAGTTAAATCTGTGTATGTAAGTGAGTCTGCATATCAGCCTGTGGcgtatgtactgtgtgtgagtggtggAGAGATTCGGGAATGTTTTTGGGAAAGTTACCCGAGACCCTGTAGCGTTGTTtggctctctcgctctctctgcagctccaaaGGGGACACACACCAGCATGTACTCTATGACAGGGGGCCGGTAGGGGGACAGCAGGTCAGGGGTCAAGTGACGGGCTGCGGGGAGCGCGTACGAGGGACacagggagaggaaaggggggtTGTTGTCTTTACATCATAGCAGGACACAGCAGCGGCAAAACCTCTGACGGCTGCCCCCGACGGAGGGGGGCGGAGTGACGGGAGCGAAGTACGCATGCACTTTGATGTTAGGCAGATGGGTCTGTGGGGAGACAAGAAGAAACAATAGATGGACATGTGTTAATGGATCATACAAATATTTGGAAAGCTGTACGAGGAAGCTTAATGCATCTGTAGCTGTAATTTGCTGCAACATGTAAGTTactgaaaatgtttgacttcAAAACCCTGAAATCATGTCACATGTCAATAAATGCAAGGTATTGACAACAAACTCATGTTTTCCAACCCAGTCAGGCTGTGAGTGACCAGTTATCTCTGGACAGCGTTCCCACACCTTAGTTTCGATTCATCAGTCCTTGtgagtttaaaatgtatgaatcGATGACATCTATCTAGAACATTCTCTTCTGTTGCTTCCTTAATCAGGCCAATAGGACAagtgtatgttttcatttgtttatctAGCTTTAAGATTGGAAACTAACCAGCCCAAACATATGTAGCTGTGTAGCCCCGATCCACGTCTGTCATACTGCTCCTCGTCACTTaaacttcttcttcctcacttgGAGACTGTACTGCTGCTCAGCAGGATTATGCTCACAGCTACTACTGGTGGCCAAAAGCTACATTACACCAGTCTATGCTTGTACATTAGTATTGTTGCCATCAGCACTGAAGCGCCATCTTGTATTTTACGTGGGGTTCAATTAAAATCACTTCTCAGAAACTTTATTCCTTAACACCCACCTGACATCAAATATACTTCACAGGTCGCTGAGGCgagtttgtattttcaacagactgaaatgtatttgtgacACTGATCCATCAATACTGAAAAGGTTCCTTGTGAAGTTTCCtcttaaacaaataaaagctgtgtttacattctatGTTGAATAAATTTGTCAtaacattgacatttttgaaaactgcattgtttacatcaatGTTTACTTGTTTGCAGATTTCTTCTCTACCTTTGCTGTCACATTACTGTATTTCTTGGTGTGTTACCACCACCGATTgttcagtggaatagtgtgaaaccattagGAGGGATGTATATTGTGTCACCCGTGCGCATGTCTACATGCAAACAAAAGGGGGACccattcataaataaaatgctCCATAGGGTAGCTTTAACATGGATCCAGTTTGTGGAATGGGTGAGTGCATTTAGATAGCACCTCAGGACTGTGATGTGTAGTATGACAGACTTGTTCTGggattgtgtttgtgcagcagtgAGATGTCAGATCTGATTTTATGAGGTAAAAAGTTTCCTTCTACTAATCATCTATCGTATCATAATTAATGTTCCATAATTCAAAACTAGCCTGGACGGCTGAGCCCAAACACACAGCCGGTGGGCAGTGCCATGCAAGGAAAGCAGATACTTTAAGAGGTTCAGCATAAAGGCAactaaaatgtacacatttctgACACTGATCCATGAATGCAAGTTTGCACCAAAATGCCAAATGGatgtttacattacattctACTTATGAATCAGTGCTTACTCACTGTTGCTAGCCCACACAACTCACCCTTAGTCTCTTGATGCCAGCGCGGGTGATCTGCTGGCAGTCATAGAGCTCAATGCGATCCAGGCTATGGCAGCTTTTCAGGTGCTCGAGGGAGGCGTCTGTGATCAGGGGGCAGTTGTCCAGTTCGATCACCTCGAGACGGTCGTGAGCACAGGGGCCGCTGCCGAGGTGTCTGATGCCATCATCGGTGATCAGCTCACAGTGAGACAGACTCTACAGGAACACAGTAGTACCAACACAGGAGCTCCATTACTCAACCATCTGCTAGAACAAGCTGTGATTTGCTACAGGAGCAAAATATGTTTAAGTGGCAGGCAAACACACTCACCAGGACTTGCAAACGAGGGCAGTGGATAGACAGCTGGATGAGTGTTCCATCTGTGATctgatgcaaaaataaaaaaagagacaaatgtcAGAACTGTCTCCATACaacaacagtgaaaacagtatttGAGTAGCTCGGGTTGTTTATTTACCTGCACACATTCTTCTAAATCCATCTTCTCAAGTTCATGACAATTctgcaggacagaaaaagacaataaagaGTGAGAAAGTATATCATCTAATTTGAATGTGAGTTCAACTTCAAATATTTGAATCTTTTCGCAGCAGTGAAGTGTTTGCATGCAACCAAGAGGCAGATGCCACACTCACCCTTGCTAATGTAGTGAAGCCCACATCTGTAAGCTGAGAGCAGCGAGCCACTTCTAATATtctgaaaggagaaagagaggagcagcGTTATACAATGGCATCACTTACAGTCTGTCACTCTTTGGGACTTTAACTGGATCTACAGTAGTAAGGCTCGAGACAAACCCTCTTCACAATCTCCATTATTAACTAcattattttacacagaaaaacTAAACATATCCCTGCAAACCTTTTAATCAAAAAATGGGTCTTAAAATCTTGTTTTGCTAGAAAtctaaaatgtgtgaaaaacacTTGTTTCCAATTAAGTTTCAGCCAAATCAAGTTAAATACGTTGCACTCAAGTGAAATTGCTTCACAGAATAAGATGACGGATAATGACTCACAGAAACAGTAAGATCTCAAGATTCATTATCAGAAAGATTCTAGGGTCTTTTGCAGGGTCTAAGAAGTGGTACACGGTTAAATTCAGAGTGACgatgtgtgtgtaaatccaCCTGAGGCGAGGGCAGTTCTGTCCCAGGGCGTGCAGGATGGCGTCTGTGATATTGGCGCAGCccgacacacacagagactgcaGGCGGTGGCAACCTCGGCAAATTGTGATGAGGCCCTCATCTGTGATCTGCTGctcacagaaagagaaagtgtgtgtttgtgtgtgtggagtcacTTCAATCCACATCCATTGTGAGATGTGAAAACATACCAAGCTTTCCTGTGCTCACTGGTAGCTATGCATCAAAAGCAATCAATGTATGACTTAACATATGTACCACCTTAACACTACGCTGATGAGAGCAATTTCTTTTCTCCTGCATTTTCTAAGTATCATATAAGTAGTATATATATCAGGCAGAGGGAGAACATGTGAGAAAGAGCTAGacaagagaaaagggagaggaaagaaaagcagtaagcagcaacaaagaggagaaacaacTGGGGCAAGATGAGACAATGAGTTCCTCAGGTGTGAGATGAGAtgtagagacagagaaggagggtgAGAACaatatatgcatgcatgtgtgagcagGCTTCACAGACTATTGGCTATATGGACTGGACGTCCACGATGGCCATTGAGTTGAAGAGCACAACATGTACTTGGAGCCCATCAGCCAAAACCCTGGAAA
The sequence above is a segment of the Enoplosus armatus isolate fEnoArm2 chromosome 17, fEnoArm2.hap1, whole genome shotgun sequence genome. Coding sequences within it:
- the fbxl20 gene encoding F-box/LRR-repeat protein 20 isoform X2; the encoded protein is MGKEVNGVSRSRFEMFTNSDEAVINKKLPKELLLRIFSFLDVVTLCRCAQVSRSWNVLALDGSNWQRIDLFDFQRDIEGRVVENISKRCGGFLRKLSLRGCLGVGDSALRTFSQNCRNIELLSLNGCTKITDSEGCPLLEQLNISWCDQVTKDGIQALVRSCPGLKGLFLKGCTQLEDEALKHIGAHCPELVTLNLQTCSQITDEGLITICRGCHRLQSLCVSGCANITDAILHALGQNCPRLRILEVARCSQLTDVGFTTLARNCHELEKMDLEECVQITDGTLIQLSIHCPRLQVLSLSHCELITDDGIRHLGSGPCAHDRLEVIELDNCPLITDASLEHLKSCHSLDRIELYDCQQITRAGIKRLRTHLPNIKVHAYFAPVTPPPSVGGSRQRFCRCCVLL